From the Capnocytophaga sp. oral taxon 878 genome, the window AAGGAAAATTTGAGTATACCATAATTAAATCGGGGAGTGAGCCCGATGCTGTTGCAACAGTTCAAACAGAAATATTAACCTTAGAACAGCTAAAAGAGATTGGTTTTACTAGTATTAAACTTTTCCCTGAAAACTTATATACAGTAGACCAAACATCATTTAACCTTGATGGTAATAATCGTTATGCTAAAGGTACTATTACCTTTAAAAATGATGAGTTAGACGCTTTTCTTAAAACCATTGAAGTTAATGACCGTGATAACTATAAAGTGCCTTTGCGCATAAAAAGTAGTAATGCTACTGTAAATGAAGAAAAGAGTTACTTTTTATTACGTCCACGCTTGTTAAAACCTTCTATTAACTATGAAGTAGCTGCTAAAGAAGTAACTGTAGGTGCTACTGGTACAGAGTATGATTTCTTCTTGGAATTGCCTTTTGCAAGTCCTTGGGATTTTGAATGTACAGTGGTGAGCAGTACAGGTGCTAATCTTCCTGCTGATGCTTATACTATTGAGAATGAAGGTAAGGTTACTTTTGCAAAAGGAGAACGCCGTAGTAAAGCTTTGAAAATAAATGTAAAAGGTGAACTAATAGGTAAATATACCTTACCGCTTAAAATAAGCAATATTACTAAAGCAGGTATTACCTTGCCAGCTAAAGACTTTAGACTTACAGCTGTGATAAATATAGAGGCTAAGAATAAATTGGCTCTTACTGCAAGTATGATAAGCTCTAACGCTCCGCAAATAGGAGAAGGTTCTATAGCCAACTTATTGGATGGAGATACTAACAGCTACTTCCACTCGGCTTGGAGTAATGACCCTACAGCTTCGGGTGTGGCTCACAACTTGGTGGTAACCCTTAGTGCAGAGAAAAGCATTTTTGCTCTTAGTTTCAATAACCGTAACCATGCTAATGGTAAACCTAAGGTTATTAAAGTGTTAGGCTCTGATGATAATGGTGCTACTTGGTTTGATATTACAACTTTAAATCAAGGTATGCCAACAGCTAATGCTGGCTTGTATATCTCGCCACAGATAGAAAGCCCTAAACCTTTCAAAAAATTGCGTTTTGACGTGACAGAGACTCAAGCGGGAAGTAAGTATTTCTGTTTATCAGAATTTGCATTGTACGCTAAATAGGAAAAAAAAGTAAACAAATTCTATACATTCACTTTTCCATTGCAAAAAACTGCTAAGTAAATTTACTTAGCAGTTTTTTTTTGGAGTTAAAAAGATAACAACTAATGAGGAAACTTGTAGGGATGGGGTGGTTTTTGGTTGGGGTTTGATATTTGGTAGTATTTAGAGGGGGTTTGTTGTGATTTTATTGTTAATTCGGAAATGTTTTATAATTTTGTGGTTTGAGAAGCTTGATTTGTTTGAATATAATGTATTTTCACGATTATAATATAGTAACCCCTTTGGGATTTGATACGGCAAGCACTACTGAAGAGATGCTTGCTGGGAAGACGGGGATTGCACTGCACTCTGCCTTCGGGCAGATAAAAGATGTGCAACTCTCGGTATGTGATGCGGAGGCTACTGAAGAGGCTTTTGCTAAGCTGGGTGTAAAGGGTGTGTTTTCACATCTTGAGAAGCTCTTACTGCTTTCGGCAGTTCCGGTGCTGGATAGGTGTGCTATAGGGCCGCATACGGCACTTATTCTTTCAACCACGAAAGGTAATATTAGTGCTTTGGGAATGGGTGAGGAGTTGCCTTATTTGAACCTACTGGCAGAGAAGATAGCCAAAGTACTAGGGATTACTACTACCCCAATAGTGGTGAGTAATGCGTGTGTATCGGGGGCGATGGCACTGTCGGTAGCGGGGAGATTACTGCAAGGGGGTGTGTATGAAAACGCTCTTGTGCTGGCTGTGGATGAGGTGAGTGAGTTTGTGCTATCGGGGTTCCAATCGTTTCAGGCAATGAGTGCTACCCCTTGCAGGCCTTATGATGCCCAAAGAGATGGTATTAACTTAGGTGAGGCTGCTGCTGCTGTGGTTGTGAGTTGTAGGCGTGAAGGGGCTGTGGCAGAGCTGTTGGGCAGTAGTAGCATCAACGATGCTAATCATATATCGGGGCCTTCGCGTACTGGTGAGGGACTGTGGCGCAGTGTGCAGTGCGCTCTTGCCCAAGCGCAGCTGGGTGCTGATAAGATACAACTTATTAACGCTCATGGTACGGGGAC encodes:
- a CDS encoding beta-ketoacyl synthase; this translates as MYFHDYNIVTPLGFDTASTTEEMLAGKTGIALHSAFGQIKDVQLSVCDAEATEEAFAKLGVKGVFSHLEKLLLLSAVPVLDRCAIGPHTALILSTTKGNISALGMGEELPYLNLLAEKIAKVLGITTTPIVVSNACVSGAMALSVAGRLLQGGVYENALVLAVDEVSEFVLSGFQSFQAMSATPCRPYDAQRDGINLGEAAAAVVVSCRREGAVAELLGSSSINDANHISGPSRTGEGLWRSVQCALAQAQLGADKIQLINAHGTGTLYNDEMESIAFGRAGLLDVPLNSYKGYFGHTLGAAGLVETLLSIDFSRRDILLKSLNFSSLGVSQPINVLKETLRQRVRYLLKTASGFGGSNTALVIKMLDNDL
- a CDS encoding BT_3987 domain-containing protein encodes the protein MNILKHIALAASCAILLVGCEKYGDLVPAEYHSVTLIKENGNQDVTLYTEVGEQGKFEYTIIKSGSEPDAVATVQTEILTLEQLKEIGFTSIKLFPENLYTVDQTSFNLDGNNRYAKGTITFKNDELDAFLKTIEVNDRDNYKVPLRIKSSNATVNEEKSYFLLRPRLLKPSINYEVAAKEVTVGATGTEYDFFLELPFASPWDFECTVVSSTGANLPADAYTIENEGKVTFAKGERRSKALKINVKGELIGKYTLPLKISNITKAGITLPAKDFRLTAVINIEAKNKLALTASMISSNAPQIGEGSIANLLDGDTNSYFHSAWSNDPTASGVAHNLVVTLSAEKSIFALSFNNRNHANGKPKVIKVLGSDDNGATWFDITTLNQGMPTANAGLYISPQIESPKPFKKLRFDVTETQAGSKYFCLSEFALYAK